The following proteins are co-located in the Noviherbaspirillum sp. UKPF54 genome:
- a CDS encoding cytochrome c3 family protein → MSRYKSVSIAVVLFAWLLITAIAQGAISVTNKISDVRGTKHNLSAVADGSSTPSGGKVPARTIKASSETQVCVFCHTPHGAEAVTPGAPLWNRKLSGQTYTPYNSSSLEASATELANAPGGSSKLCLSCHDGTMAIDKVDVLNGAANATIAMNGQASPVKMPSGSATTGFTRDLGTDLRSDHPISFTYSSTLASNDGELRGPDGTIVGTRVAGAARPAMPLENGQMQCATCHDPHLRDKTTANGNAKFLRMNRFQVTQPGGGAFNTTNDIICLACHDKAGASWAYSAHANSQVATQTYKDAAAQQREFPSALDTPANTSPPVWQVSCLNCHDTHTVQGSRRLLREGTDSTSAPKSGGNPAIEETCFQCHTTSAGSAVNYTANTANAVPDIKTDFSLTRHMPIKSADQAAGVEVHDIGGVFNDNIDANCSKTGGKCGKDFLESQANLGVGDLTRRHAECTDCHNPHRVVKFRDFRGKPAGTITGTPDAAGTHPHTDDANTLHSNIASGVLRGGWGVEPIYPNNSFHSIPSSFTVKRGDPGTSASALVTDTYVTREYQICLKCHSNYGYSDNNKPDATGGTGNRPVPGAGGTTTNSANGFSMYTNQAKEFQAPSTHQGPATNACLNMGTDAGANVNNCNHRSWHPVMNATGRTTTTRGMSGGNPWQAPWSNQVGSNTMYCSDCHGSAVTSVTSVIPDNGDNGNPWGPHGSANDFVLKGQWTDTTGANANLLCFKCHDKTNYTTRNDSGRKTGFYDGSTGKGNLHNYHVDRLGKELRCTWCHVAVPHGWKNKAFLVNLNDLGPEVGKPAGTAAPAGTYTNGPYYYKSVLRVTSFAKSGSWADTNCGGKDYMRNTMCSNPP, encoded by the coding sequence ATGTCGCGGTATAAAAGTGTCAGTATCGCTGTCGTGTTGTTTGCATGGTTGCTGATAACAGCGATCGCGCAGGGGGCGATTTCTGTCACCAACAAGATCTCCGACGTCCGCGGCACCAAGCACAACCTGTCGGCGGTTGCTGATGGATCCAGCACGCCGTCGGGCGGGAAGGTCCCGGCGCGCACCATCAAGGCCAGTAGCGAAACCCAGGTGTGCGTGTTTTGCCATACGCCGCACGGCGCTGAGGCCGTCACGCCGGGCGCCCCGCTGTGGAATCGCAAATTGTCCGGCCAGACCTATACGCCCTACAATTCGAGCTCACTGGAGGCCAGTGCGACGGAACTGGCCAATGCGCCCGGCGGCAGTTCCAAGCTGTGCCTTTCCTGCCATGACGGGACCATGGCGATCGACAAAGTGGACGTGCTCAACGGCGCGGCGAACGCAACTATTGCGATGAACGGCCAGGCGTCTCCGGTCAAAATGCCCAGCGGGAGCGCGACCACCGGTTTCACGCGCGACCTCGGCACAGATTTGCGCAGCGATCACCCGATCTCGTTCACCTATAGCAGCACCCTCGCCAGCAATGACGGTGAGCTGCGCGGGCCGGACGGCACTATCGTCGGTACCCGCGTGGCTGGGGCCGCACGCCCCGCAATGCCGCTGGAAAACGGCCAGATGCAGTGCGCGACTTGCCACGATCCGCATCTGCGCGATAAGACGACGGCCAACGGCAATGCGAAATTCCTGCGCATGAACCGCTTTCAGGTAACGCAGCCTGGAGGAGGCGCGTTCAACACCACCAATGACATCATCTGCCTGGCTTGCCATGACAAGGCGGGCGCATCGTGGGCGTATTCGGCGCATGCCAACAGCCAGGTTGCTACCCAGACTTATAAGGACGCGGCCGCGCAGCAGCGCGAATTTCCGTCTGCGCTGGATACGCCGGCCAATACCAGCCCGCCGGTGTGGCAGGTGTCGTGCCTGAATTGCCACGATACCCATACCGTGCAAGGATCGCGCCGCCTGCTGCGCGAGGGAACCGACAGCACCTCGGCCCCCAAGAGCGGAGGCAACCCGGCCATCGAGGAAACCTGTTTTCAGTGTCATACGACCAGCGCCGGATCGGCAGTGAACTACACCGCCAATACAGCCAACGCGGTGCCGGATATTAAGACCGATTTCTCGCTGACGCGTCATATGCCAATCAAGAGTGCGGATCAGGCGGCTGGAGTCGAGGTGCATGATATCGGTGGCGTCTTCAACGACAACATCGACGCCAATTGCAGCAAGACGGGCGGCAAGTGCGGCAAGGATTTCCTGGAGTCGCAAGCCAATCTCGGCGTGGGCGATCTGACCAGGCGCCATGCCGAATGCACGGACTGCCATAATCCGCACAGGGTGGTGAAATTCCGCGATTTCCGGGGGAAGCCGGCTGGTACGATCACCGGCACGCCGGATGCTGCCGGCACGCACCCGCATACCGATGATGCCAATACATTGCACTCGAATATCGCATCCGGGGTGTTGCGCGGCGGATGGGGCGTCGAGCCGATCTATCCCAACAATTCCTTTCATTCGATCCCGTCCAGTTTCACGGTCAAGCGCGGCGACCCCGGCACCAGCGCCAGCGCGCTCGTCACCGACACCTATGTCACGCGCGAGTACCAGATCTGCCTGAAATGCCATTCTAACTACGGCTATTCCGACAACAACAAACCGGATGCAACCGGTGGCACCGGCAACCGGCCGGTGCCCGGGGCGGGCGGGACCACGACCAACAGCGCCAATGGCTTTAGCATGTACACCAACCAGGCGAAGGAATTCCAGGCGCCGTCGACGCACCAGGGGCCGGCCACTAATGCCTGCCTCAACATGGGGACCGACGCCGGCGCCAACGTCAACAACTGCAATCATCGCTCCTGGCACCCGGTGATGAATGCGACCGGCCGCACGACCACTACCCGCGGCATGAGCGGCGGAAATCCATGGCAGGCTCCATGGTCTAACCAGGTGGGCTCCAACACGATGTATTGCTCGGATTGCCACGGGTCGGCAGTAACTTCGGTGACTTCCGTCATTCCGGACAATGGCGACAACGGAAACCCTTGGGGGCCGCACGGTTCCGCCAACGACTTCGTCCTCAAGGGGCAGTGGACCGACACCACCGGCGCGAACGCCAATTTGTTGTGCTTCAAGTGCCATGACAAGACGAATTACACGACGCGCAACGACAGCGGCAGGAAGACTGGTTTTTATGATGGTTCCACCGGCAAGGGCAACCTGCACAACTATCACGTCGACAGGCTGGGCAAGGAACTGCGTTGCACTTGGTGCCATGTAGCGGTGCCGCACGGCTGGAAGAACAAAGCCTTCCTTGTGAACTTGAATGATCTCGGTCCCGAGGTTGGCAAGCCGGCCGGCACCGCCGCGCCGGCCGGCACCTATACCAACGGCCCCTACTATTACAAGTCGGTGCTGCGGGTTACCTCGTTCGCCAAGAGCGGCTCGTGGGCCGATACGAATTGCGGCGGCAAGGACTACATGAGAAATACGATGTGCAGCAATCCGCCGTGA
- a CDS encoding cytochrome c biogenesis protein ResB → MHAWIARLASLKLTLFILIALGAGILMSYAEWMSGTWALAVPLALFALNLMAAVASKPAFRRQKALLIFHLGLIAIVLLLVAGRLTYLKGSVELSEGEEFDGQLTSFEAGPWHWWNLGRVHFSNEGFRIAYAPGVVRDKTRNMVRYADAEGREQHAEIGDQQPLVLSGYRFYTSPNKGFAPTFFWQPASGGPASLGTVHLPSYPLNEYKQAREWQLPGTGIRVWTMLQFDEVILKQDGPSEFRLPREHKVVVHIGDLRRELQPGDAIELPQGRLVYDGLRTWMGYAVFYDWTIHWMLVVCMITVAALGWHLWRKFSARPWDA, encoded by the coding sequence ATGCATGCCTGGATCGCGCGACTGGCTTCGCTCAAGCTGACATTGTTCATTCTCATTGCGCTCGGTGCGGGAATCCTGATGTCCTATGCGGAATGGATGAGCGGCACCTGGGCGCTGGCGGTGCCGCTTGCGCTGTTCGCCCTTAACCTGATGGCGGCGGTGGCGAGCAAGCCGGCTTTCAGGCGCCAGAAGGCGCTGCTCATATTTCATCTCGGCCTGATCGCGATCGTGCTGCTGCTGGTTGCCGGCCGGCTGACCTACCTGAAAGGCAGTGTTGAGCTGTCCGAAGGGGAGGAGTTCGATGGCCAGCTGACCTCCTTCGAGGCAGGACCATGGCACTGGTGGAACCTGGGCCGTGTTCATTTCAGTAACGAGGGCTTTCGTATCGCCTATGCGCCTGGTGTGGTGCGGGACAAGACGCGCAACATGGTGCGCTATGCGGACGCCGAGGGTAGGGAGCAGCATGCCGAGATCGGCGACCAGCAGCCACTGGTGTTGTCCGGTTATCGTTTTTACACTAGTCCGAACAAGGGGTTTGCGCCGACGTTTTTCTGGCAGCCGGCGTCGGGCGGGCCGGCGTCGCTGGGTACTGTCCATCTGCCATCCTATCCGCTGAATGAATACAAACAGGCGCGCGAGTGGCAGCTGCCGGGAACCGGCATCCGGGTGTGGACCATGCTGCAGTTCGATGAGGTCATCCTGAAGCAGGATGGGCCGTCGGAATTCCGCCTTCCGCGCGAGCACAAGGTCGTCGTGCACATCGGCGATCTACGGCGCGAACTGCAACCTGGGGACGCGATCGAACTGCCGCAAGGAAGACTGGTCTACGACGGGCTGCGCACCTGGATGGGATATGCGGTGTTTTACGATTGGACCATCCACTGGATGCTGGTGGTCTGCATGATAACGGTTGCCGCCCTTGGCTGGCACTTGTGGCGCAAATTCTCGGCGAGGCCGTGGGATGCATGA
- the ccsA gene encoding cytochrome c biogenesis protein CcsA, with product MIELKVLWAALLAYVVAGSIGIVAVLLRRRPERIILALIVLGLLLHTWSIALRWERLGHGPYITMFEILTSNVWSMMLAFAIAYWRIPPIRPSAAVVMPVLFIVMGWLLMTNPGEGHLPPTYHTVWLYIHIGFGKVFFGATLVALAVSGVILARGTAYGASRFERLPDDKRLSELSFRCMAIGFVFETLMLIAGAIWAQDAWGRYWAWDPLETWAFLTWLVLAFSLHARFTLKLSPRAGSLLVLAVFVVAFLTFFGVPFISTTPHKGAV from the coding sequence ATGATTGAACTGAAAGTCCTGTGGGCCGCGCTGCTGGCCTATGTCGTCGCCGGCAGCATCGGCATCGTCGCCGTTCTGCTGCGTAGGCGGCCGGAGCGCATCATACTCGCGCTGATCGTGCTCGGCCTGCTGCTGCATACCTGGTCGATCGCGCTGCGCTGGGAGCGCCTGGGCCACGGGCCGTACATCACGATGTTCGAGATCCTGACCAGTAACGTGTGGAGCATGATGCTCGCCTTCGCCATCGCGTACTGGCGCATCCCGCCGATCCGGCCCAGCGCGGCGGTGGTGATGCCGGTGCTGTTCATCGTAATGGGCTGGCTGTTGATGACCAACCCGGGCGAAGGGCACTTGCCACCGACCTATCATACGGTCTGGCTGTATATCCACATCGGTTTCGGAAAGGTGTTTTTCGGCGCTACCCTGGTGGCGCTCGCAGTGTCGGGCGTGATCCTGGCTCGCGGCACCGCGTACGGCGCGAGCCGCTTCGAGCGCCTGCCTGACGACAAGCGCCTGTCCGAATTGTCGTTTCGCTGCATGGCGATCGGCTTCGTGTTCGAGACCCTGATGCTGATCGCCGGTGCGATCTGGGCGCAGGATGCATGGGGGCGGTACTGGGCCTGGGATCCGCTGGAGACCTGGGCCTTCCTGACTTGGCTGGTGCTGGCATTTTCCTTGCATGCAAGATTTACCCTGAAGCTTTCGCCGCGCGCCGGCTCGTTGTTGGTGCTGGCGGTATTCGTCGTGGCCTTTTTGACATTCTTCGGTGTTCCGTTCATCTCCACCACCCCGCATAAAGGAGCTGTCTAG